In Leptospira ellinghausenii, the following proteins share a genomic window:
- a CDS encoding DUF2147 domain-containing protein — MNLRIVLSVWAVVLLSSTTLFAQNADVALGRYLPPEKDSVIEIFKCGDKYCGKTVCIKDNAYPEKDKDKGVPGTPYLDHNNEDPKLRTRPNLGMVFITGFDYVGEGVYKNGRIYNPRDGKTYCGKFTSLEGGNRLDLKGTLCSITFIGKTNNWVKLGGLNLDDPKWDCTFKTKK; from the coding sequence ATGAATTTAAGAATTGTATTAAGTGTATGGGCAGTTGTACTTCTATCTAGTACTACATTATTTGCTCAAAATGCTGATGTTGCATTGGGAAGATACCTTCCACCAGAGAAAGATTCGGTCATCGAAATTTTCAAGTGTGGGGATAAATACTGTGGAAAAACAGTTTGTATCAAAGATAACGCTTACCCTGAGAAAGATAAAGACAAAGGTGTCCCAGGCACTCCTTACTTAGATCACAATAATGAAGATCCAAAGTTAAGAACTCGTCCGAATTTAGGTATGGTTTTCATCACTGGTTTTGATTATGTTGGTGAAGGTGTTTATAAAAACGGCCGTATCTACAATCCACGCGATGGAAAAACATACTGTGGAAAATTCACTTCTCTAGAAGGTGGAAACCGATTGGATCTAAAAGGAACACTCTGTTCCATTACGTTTATCGGAAAAACGAACAATTGGGTGAAACTCGGTGGTTTAAACTTAGATGATCCTAAATGGGATTGTACCTTTAAGACTAAAAAATAA
- a CDS encoding enoyl-CoA hydratase-related protein, translating to MNTVSIQTIDTYVAFIELNRPEAKNAISVQFLEELHQAIKVVQKEKFRALVIMGVGDAFCSGADLKERKNMSEPEVKKFLRHINVCFSELANLFIPTIAAINGFAFGGGLELALSCDIRYASESAVMGLTETKLGIIPGAGGTQRLSRIVGESTAMEWIFSGKKFSSAEALSRGLVSKVVNPLDLKDSSLALAREIAESAPIAVSASKKAIRQGNSLPMESALQWEQLCYSETLTTNDRLEALQAFAEKRKPMFKGE from the coding sequence ATGAACACTGTCTCCATCCAAACGATCGATACTTATGTAGCATTTATTGAACTGAACAGACCCGAAGCAAAAAATGCAATTTCAGTTCAATTTTTGGAAGAGTTACACCAAGCAATCAAAGTCGTTCAGAAGGAAAAATTTCGTGCTCTTGTCATTATGGGTGTAGGAGATGCGTTTTGTTCTGGTGCTGACTTAAAAGAACGAAAAAACATGTCTGAACCGGAGGTTAAAAAATTTCTTCGCCATATCAATGTTTGTTTTTCTGAATTGGCAAACTTATTTATCCCAACAATTGCCGCCATTAATGGCTTTGCTTTTGGAGGTGGACTGGAATTGGCTTTATCGTGTGATATTCGTTATGCGAGTGAATCTGCTGTCATGGGCCTTACAGAAACAAAATTAGGAATCATTCCAGGAGCTGGTGGTACACAAAGATTATCAAGAATTGTAGGGGAATCAACCGCAATGGAGTGGATTTTTTCTGGAAAAAAATTCTCCAGCGCAGAGGCTCTGAGCCGAGGATTGGTCTCTAAAGTCGTGAATCCCTTGGATTTGAAGGATTCTTCTCTTGCCTTAGCAAGGGAGATTGCGGAATCTGCACCTATAGCTGTTTCTGCATCCAAAAAGGCAATACGGCAAGGAAATTCATTGCCGATGGAATCAGCCTTGCAGTGGGAACAATTATGTTATTCTGAAACGTTAACAACAAACGATAGGTTAGAGGCCTTACAGGCATTTGCAGAAAAAAGAAAACCTATGTTTAAGGGAGAATGA
- a CDS encoding pyridoxal phosphate-dependent aminotransferase, with the protein MTKEHFHFSDRFGLLGDLNTENSIYQFKTERIKAGKPIIDLGNSNLTEMGLEFPPSVLTHILSNLNASIYDPIAEGLESTRNEISSLYLNRGIQVNASSFHLTASTSEAYSYLFKLLTNPGDEVLTPNPGYPLFSFLIGLENLKEVHYELKENQIDGSWVYDAETIANSISTKTKLIVLVSPSNPTGSKTTETFWKKWESFGFQIPVIVDEVFESYDFFGEPHHLPSNPNFPLFVCHGFSKMLALPQTKLAWILNLSPEPIKTEIQKKLSFISDTYLSVNSLVQLATNELLPWKTMVQNRIRTRIMRNYSICKDFVSQFSYCKKVHPIEAGWYFLLELNFDKKDEKIVGEILFNTGVLLHPGSWYGFSHNRCIVVISLVTEEEILEKGLDSIQSFFK; encoded by the coding sequence TTGACCAAAGAGCACTTCCACTTTTCGGATCGATTTGGTTTACTTGGTGATCTAAACACAGAGAATTCGATTTACCAATTCAAAACTGAAAGAATAAAGGCAGGAAAACCAATCATAGATTTAGGAAATTCTAATCTTACTGAAATGGGATTAGAGTTTCCACCTTCCGTTTTAACTCACATACTTTCTAATTTGAATGCTAGTATTTATGATCCAATAGCAGAAGGTTTAGAATCAACTCGCAATGAAATTAGTTCCCTCTATCTAAATCGTGGAATCCAAGTAAATGCTTCTAGTTTTCATTTAACAGCGAGTACATCGGAAGCATATTCTTATCTATTTAAATTACTCACAAATCCAGGAGATGAAGTATTAACCCCTAATCCAGGGTATCCATTATTTAGTTTTCTGATTGGATTGGAAAATTTAAAGGAAGTGCATTATGAATTAAAAGAAAATCAAATTGATGGTTCTTGGGTTTACGATGCAGAAACGATTGCGAATTCAATCAGTACCAAAACTAAACTGATTGTTTTGGTAAGTCCTTCGAATCCAACAGGATCCAAAACGACGGAAACCTTCTGGAAAAAATGGGAATCATTTGGCTTTCAAATCCCAGTGATTGTTGACGAAGTGTTTGAATCATATGATTTTTTTGGAGAACCACATCACCTTCCCTCAAATCCAAATTTCCCACTTTTTGTTTGCCATGGTTTTTCCAAAATGTTAGCTTTGCCTCAAACCAAATTAGCATGGATCCTCAATCTTTCTCCTGAACCAATCAAAACAGAAATCCAGAAAAAACTCAGCTTCATTTCAGATACTTACCTTTCGGTAAATTCTTTGGTCCAACTGGCAACGAATGAATTGTTACCATGGAAAACTATGGTTCAAAATCGAATTCGAACACGAATTATGCGAAACTATTCAATCTGTAAAGATTTTGTGAGCCAATTTTCCTACTGTAAAAAAGTTCACCCAATAGAAGCAGGTTGGTACTTTTTACTCGAGCTAAATTTCGATAAAAAAGATGAGAAAATTGTTGGAGAAATTTTATTCAATACTGGCGTTTTATTACATCCAGGTTCTTGGTACGGATTTTCGCATAACAGATGCATTGTTGTAATTTCTCTTGTTACGGAAGAAGAAATTTTGGAAAAAGGCCTAGACTCTATTCAGTCCTTTTTTAAATAA
- the mpl36 gene encoding RlpA family plasminogen-binding lipoprotein MPL36 — MQRLILITILLWFVSCSTADATRRDYSASGDPEDIFFERSQKSKPAGSNDPVARSIMDDLDAKSKPSTTSPQAELPTKKPTTQFDEVGLSSWYGQKFQGRPTASGEPFDRMKMTGAHRTLPIGTVVKIQNLENQKEAVVRINDRGPFVDERIVDVSEKTAEILEFKDKGVTKVGIKVLKKGEDELADDLDDSDLLDDAPSKPEKLTPVKPGSPKPLVSGKGFTVQVGVFQEKERAIKYQETIKSEYNQTVFVTPRDGKYVVQVGDFSDRAKAESLKSKLKYDGIDCFIVTR; from the coding sequence ATGCAAAGGCTCATACTCATTACCATTCTATTGTGGTTCGTATCCTGCAGTACTGCAGATGCTACGAGACGGGATTATAGTGCTTCCGGTGATCCAGAAGATATATTTTTTGAACGTTCACAAAAATCCAAACCAGCTGGTTCCAATGACCCTGTTGCAAGGTCAATCATGGATGATTTAGATGCAAAGTCCAAACCTAGCACTACTTCACCACAAGCTGAATTACCAACCAAAAAACCGACGACTCAGTTTGATGAAGTTGGTCTTTCTTCTTGGTATGGACAAAAATTCCAAGGTAGACCGACTGCGAGTGGTGAACCTTTTGACAGAATGAAAATGACTGGGGCTCATAGAACATTACCCATTGGAACAGTCGTTAAAATCCAAAACTTAGAGAACCAAAAAGAAGCTGTGGTACGGATTAACGATAGAGGACCCTTTGTAGATGAAAGGATAGTGGATGTATCTGAGAAAACTGCAGAAATCTTAGAATTTAAAGACAAAGGTGTCACCAAAGTTGGGATTAAGGTTTTAAAAAAAGGGGAGGATGAATTGGCAGATGACTTGGATGATTCTGACCTTTTAGATGATGCTCCTTCAAAACCAGAAAAACTCACCCCTGTCAAACCAGGTTCACCAAAACCATTGGTAAGTGGCAAAGGATTCACTGTTCAAGTTGGTGTTTTCCAGGAAAAAGAACGAGCTATCAAGTACCAAGAGACCATTAAGTCTGAATACAACCAAACAGTCTTTGTCACACCGAGAGATGGCAAATATGTAGTTCAAGTTGGTGATTTTTCAGACCGTGCGAAGGCAGAATCCCTCAAATCAAAATTAAAATACGACGGAATTGATTGTTTCATCGTTACCCGTTAG
- a CDS encoding VOC family protein, translated as MIIVEGIGHVSIPVSQLDTSIDFYRDIFDFEVETKKATEAILSLDSFRIRLVKAEVSDRSLPILSFVMDVDDFTEAISELEEKNVKIIKGPEGTDSGESLTFADPSQNLIEIFYSN; from the coding sequence ATGATTATTGTAGAAGGCATTGGCCACGTCAGTATCCCCGTCTCCCAACTCGACACCTCTATCGATTTTTACCGGGACATTTTTGACTTCGAAGTGGAGACAAAGAAGGCTACTGAGGCAATTCTTTCTCTCGATTCGTTCCGAATTCGTTTGGTGAAAGCAGAGGTTTCAGATCGATCCCTTCCTATCCTTAGTTTTGTGATGGATGTGGATGATTTTACAGAAGCAATCAGCGAATTAGAAGAAAAGAATGTAAAGATTATCAAGGGACCTGAGGGAACCGATTCTGGAGAAAGCCTTACTTTTGCTGATCCAAGTCAAAATTTAATCGAGATTTTTTACTCTAACTAA
- a CDS encoding MFS transporter has translation MSQPLTHPLHTIQKERAIIFILAALQFLHILDFVIMMPLGPVFMQSFKIDSAAFGLLVSSYSISAGVFGLVGALFLDSFDRKMSLLVLFFGFSFGTLLCAVAPNYSFFLFARIIAGGFGGMIGATVLSIIGDIIPVFRRGTATGVVMSSFSVASVIGIPIGLSLANQYGWHFPFLSLAIAGFLILPIGYKVLPAIRYHLDSDEHPKQSQFKSLKEVLLKKDHMAPFIFMVFLMFGGFTIIPFLSPFLVSNVGLAVDELPYIYFFGGLFTFFTSRLIGKLADRFGKLKVYQIISILAIIPIVLVVTLTKTSLPIVLVITTVFMILVSGRMVPAFAMVTSAVEPRIRGSFMSVNSAIQQIASGAASFVAGLILVQTSDQQFLNYELVGMISVFSLLFSVYLAKNIKIAG, from the coding sequence ATGAGCCAACCTCTTACCCATCCGCTTCATACCATCCAAAAAGAAAGAGCCATAATTTTTATTTTAGCTGCACTCCAATTTTTGCACATACTCGATTTTGTTATTATGATGCCACTTGGACCTGTTTTTATGCAGAGTTTCAAAATTGATTCCGCTGCTTTTGGATTACTTGTATCCTCTTATTCAATCAGTGCTGGTGTTTTTGGTTTAGTTGGAGCCTTGTTTTTAGATTCCTTTGATCGTAAAATGAGTTTACTTGTATTATTTTTTGGTTTTTCTTTTGGAACTTTATTATGTGCGGTAGCTCCTAACTATTCATTTTTCCTTTTTGCAAGGATCATTGCAGGAGGATTTGGAGGGATGATTGGAGCAACGGTGTTATCTATCATTGGAGATATCATTCCAGTGTTTAGACGAGGAACTGCAACTGGAGTGGTGATGAGTTCCTTTTCTGTTGCCTCTGTGATTGGAATTCCAATTGGATTATCCTTAGCCAATCAGTATGGATGGCATTTTCCGTTTTTATCTTTAGCAATTGCAGGATTTTTGATTTTGCCGATAGGATACAAGGTATTACCAGCTATCCGATACCATCTAGACTCTGATGAACATCCAAAACAATCTCAGTTTAAGTCACTCAAAGAAGTTCTCCTTAAAAAAGACCATATGGCACCTTTTATTTTTATGGTTTTTCTAATGTTTGGTGGATTTACTATTATCCCTTTTTTAAGTCCATTTTTGGTATCTAATGTTGGTTTGGCGGTAGATGAATTGCCATATATATATTTTTTTGGTGGTTTATTTACTTTTTTTACAAGTCGTCTGATTGGAAAACTTGCTGATCGTTTTGGAAAGTTAAAAGTATATCAAATCATATCAATATTGGCTATTATTCCCATCGTATTAGTTGTTACTTTAACAAAAACTTCTCTGCCTATCGTTCTCGTCATCACAACTGTATTTATGATTTTAGTTTCAGGAAGAATGGTGCCTGCATTTGCGATGGTAACATCTGCTGTTGAACCACGAATTCGTGGGAGTTTTATGTCAGTGAATTCTGCCATTCAACAGATTGCTTCAGGAGCTGCATCTTTCGTCGCAGGATTGATTTTAGTGCAAACATCTGACCAACAGTTTTTGAATTATGAGTTGGTTGGAATGATTTCTGTTTTCAGTTTATTGTTTAGTGTTTACCTGGCAAAAAATATTAAAATTGCAGGTTAG
- a CDS encoding LIC10067 family putative lipoprotein, whose product MRRILYTIGFSLVIGNSFSCVKSSSEDPLAALLTSAPVISSVTPQIGTPAQNNSNATYSATEVVIKGENFGIDPVVRFNDTLASITLNLGTELYTKVPDGTYSGYITVSKSGGSCLPNSKEGVNCSGTEFFVDCYAVTNKAYGPEIELKQGQGISVEYDGNETKAYRTDTLLSTRNLTIGCDSVVTVRVFSRSCKATDYVLQNNPIIPFPAGVATQFYVTAESATCSLVL is encoded by the coding sequence ATGAGAAGGATTTTATACACAATCGGATTCTCGTTAGTGATTGGAAACAGTTTTTCCTGCGTGAAGTCGTCTTCAGAAGATCCGTTGGCTGCTTTATTAACCTCTGCACCTGTCATTTCATCGGTGACCCCTCAAATTGGAACTCCAGCTCAAAACAATTCCAATGCAACGTATAGTGCGACGGAAGTTGTGATCAAAGGTGAAAATTTTGGAATTGATCCCGTGGTTCGTTTCAACGATACACTTGCATCCATAACATTAAATCTTGGTACAGAACTTTACACAAAAGTGCCAGATGGTACATATTCAGGTTATATAACGGTTTCAAAATCAGGTGGATCTTGTTTGCCAAATTCGAAAGAGGGAGTGAACTGTTCTGGCACTGAATTCTTTGTGGACTGTTATGCAGTGACCAATAAAGCATATGGCCCCGAAATCGAACTCAAACAAGGACAAGGAATTTCTGTTGAATATGATGGAAATGAGACAAAAGCCTATAGAACAGATACATTGTTAAGTACTCGAAACTTAACGATAGGTTGTGACAGTGTAGTCACTGTTCGAGTGTTTAGTCGTTCTTGCAAAGCTACCGATTATGTACTTCAGAACAACCCCATCATTCCCTTTCCTGCAGGAGTTGCAACGCAGTTTTACGTTACAGCAGAATCTGCAACCTGTAGCTTAGTTCTTTAG
- a CDS encoding SDR family NAD(P)-dependent oxidoreductase: MKYALITGASTGLGKDFAHSLAKKGYTPILVARSADRLKSLASELKQKYGVEGVVIAEDLSLPNAAEKVYKAVKKLKINVNCLINNAGYGLNGEFHKNSFSEESKMIQLNVTTLAELCHLFLQDMVTSKEGFILNVASTAAFQPGPLMTNYYATKAYVLSLSEGLAEEVSDYGITVSCLCPGPTRTEFFERANMSGSKLVKSSFLAMNSQDVVEIGLKALFAKRVVKIPGFINFLLAESVRITPRIIIRKIAKSLNKVG; encoded by the coding sequence ATGAAATATGCTTTAATTACAGGTGCATCGACAGGACTCGGAAAAGATTTTGCCCACTCATTGGCAAAAAAAGGTTATACTCCAATTTTGGTAGCAAGGAGTGCTGACAGGCTCAAAAGCCTTGCTAGTGAACTCAAACAAAAGTATGGAGTGGAAGGAGTTGTCATCGCTGAAGATTTATCTCTACCAAATGCTGCGGAAAAAGTTTATAAAGCTGTCAAAAAATTAAAAATAAATGTCAATTGCCTGATTAACAATGCTGGTTATGGACTCAATGGCGAATTTCACAAAAATTCTTTTTCAGAAGAATCTAAAATGATCCAACTGAATGTGACAACTCTCGCAGAATTATGCCATTTGTTTTTACAAGACATGGTAACAAGTAAAGAAGGTTTTATTTTAAATGTAGCATCCACAGCTGCTTTTCAACCAGGCCCACTTATGACAAATTATTATGCTACAAAAGCATACGTACTATCGTTAAGCGAAGGACTTGCTGAAGAAGTAAGTGATTACGGAATAACAGTTTCATGTCTTTGTCCTGGTCCCACACGAACAGAATTCTTCGAAAGAGCGAATATGTCGGGAAGTAAGTTAGTCAAATCATCTTTTTTGGCAATGAATTCACAAGATGTTGTTGAAATCGGTTTAAAGGCTTTGTTTGCAAAACGTGTAGTGAAAATTCCAGGATTCATTAACTTTTTGTTGGCAGAATCCGTTAGGATCACTCCAAGAATCATCATTCGTAAAATTGCAAAATCATTGAATAAAGTTGGATGA
- a CDS encoding SpoIIE family protein phosphatase, protein MESTLSVDHILTNYYTFGSLIVTVLLAVLATFFFSLKDKTVATKHLALACLFLALFQLGYLLGAFYYHPIASYHRWITGGIIIFGIIHFGQYFFRFPDNRDYKAANIIQVISYVIAVVVVLWFLVSVSQGERKYHFTAHHWDFNSEGASRILSLFIAGYSFFNFIGLPCYRLLNVEKDKRSTLLIIMIAGLIAAVVPNITNVMSRDGAMERSTYLTAIVLTFTFSFFIITITFINNSTERTTFMVKIVGISFVTILLIMQAFSYLVDQEKELSFDNTAIQKALRVAEGGERSKDIVFMIEYDSNGQNLKKAYLPSNVTLDLPLVQADLYNTALYNEVVSLGDSDYRNSLTSLLSKTPYYFAGYKDAITHFLGDNPDLEGNELKTEVSKLIEKLNKRTFINTNKLVDIDPDNFCEEGVKYIEKVKNVDTFRDSILKHVNECKWDGKEISGRDLKVEMLKFFRYFKPDLTRHYRKDLDGLSHYVAYMTYDAKKKINLEVGFNYRDYRNYMHKSAKLELVILAIVMIVLLVIFPLFFRSALVNPLYALLAGVEKVNQGNLEVEVPIKVNDEIGYLAESFNGMVSSIRDARRELQDYAENLEEKVKERTKELQEKMDEIHRLKVQQDGDYFLTSLLAKPLFFNANKSENIRCDFFVHQKKTFEFRNKTGDLGGDICITGNLKLGKPDDFRRFTMVMNGDAMGKSMQGAGGSLVMGVVMNSIMARSAGNKRILNRTPEEWLTDVYEEVNAVFKSFSGTMVISATVMLIDDETGKVWYFNAEHPYSILYRDGKASFIESELKLRKLGLDSEYAFEVQSFQLLPGDQLILGSDGRDDIDLTPDEDVRTINEDETMVLRFVEEADGDIYEVERLVKNAGDITDDISMLSVVFKSEKSPIHHTPPKDEIANQPIDDFFDTPGDDWDEALTTAGAFEEGKALYQNGEIERAITVMKKAFLADPYNQKLNKFLGLVSYKGKEYDIAAKVLTEFLKENEGSGEYWYYLAMSEKKLGNYERALKAAQEALKYDPENFQNLINLADVSRLLGNVDRALTYVTRAQSIDPTNKNVVKLSKLLEKATSLN, encoded by the coding sequence ATGGAAAGCACATTATCCGTTGACCACATACTAACAAATTATTATACATTCGGTAGTTTAATTGTCACTGTCCTCCTTGCGGTCTTGGCAACATTTTTCTTTTCACTAAAAGACAAAACTGTCGCAACCAAACACTTAGCTTTAGCATGTTTATTTTTAGCACTTTTCCAGCTTGGATACTTACTAGGTGCCTTTTACTACCATCCGATTGCTTCTTACCATCGTTGGATAACAGGTGGAATTATCATTTTTGGTATCATCCATTTTGGACAATACTTCTTTCGTTTCCCCGACAATAGAGATTATAAAGCTGCAAACATTATCCAAGTAATCTCTTACGTAATTGCAGTTGTAGTTGTGTTATGGTTTCTAGTAAGTGTTTCCCAAGGGGAAAGGAAATACCATTTTACGGCTCACCATTGGGATTTTAATTCAGAGGGTGCCAGCCGAATTTTAAGTTTATTCATCGCTGGTTATTCTTTTTTCAATTTCATCGGATTACCATGTTATAGATTATTAAATGTAGAAAAAGACAAACGTAGCACCCTCCTAATCATTATGATTGCAGGTTTGATTGCCGCGGTAGTTCCAAACATAACTAATGTTATGAGTCGTGATGGAGCAATGGAAAGATCTACTTATCTGACAGCAATAGTATTAACTTTCACATTCTCATTCTTTATCATCACGATTACTTTCATCAACAATAGTACAGAACGTACCACTTTTATGGTAAAAATTGTTGGGATTTCGTTTGTAACCATCCTTCTCATCATGCAAGCATTCTCTTATTTGGTGGACCAAGAAAAGGAACTTTCCTTTGATAATACCGCCATCCAAAAAGCCTTACGTGTAGCGGAAGGTGGAGAAAGATCAAAGGACATCGTCTTTATGATTGAATACGATTCCAATGGACAAAATCTTAAAAAAGCGTACTTACCTTCCAACGTTACCCTGGACCTTCCACTCGTCCAAGCAGATTTATACAATACTGCACTTTACAATGAAGTTGTTTCTTTAGGAGATTCCGATTACCGAAATTCCCTTACTTCTTTATTATCAAAAACACCATATTACTTTGCTGGTTACAAAGATGCCATCACTCATTTTTTAGGTGATAATCCAGATCTAGAGGGCAACGAACTCAAAACCGAAGTCTCTAAACTCATTGAAAAATTAAACAAACGTACATTCATTAATACCAATAAATTGGTAGACATCGATCCAGATAACTTCTGCGAAGAAGGTGTCAAATACATCGAAAAAGTCAAAAATGTTGATACATTCCGAGACTCAATCCTCAAACACGTAAATGAATGTAAATGGGATGGAAAAGAAATTTCTGGCCGTGACTTAAAAGTGGAAATGTTAAAATTTTTCCGTTATTTTAAGCCAGATTTAACTCGTCACTACCGTAAAGATTTGGATGGACTTTCGCATTACGTGGCTTATATGACCTACGATGCAAAAAAGAAAATCAATCTGGAAGTAGGTTTTAACTACCGCGATTACAGAAATTACATGCATAAATCGGCTAAATTAGAACTCGTGATCCTTGCAATCGTAATGATCGTTTTATTAGTCATTTTTCCATTGTTCTTTCGATCTGCCCTTGTGAATCCACTTTATGCTCTACTTGCTGGGGTAGAAAAGGTAAACCAAGGAAATTTAGAAGTTGAAGTGCCTATCAAAGTTAATGACGAAATTGGATATTTAGCCGAATCATTTAACGGAATGGTATCTTCCATTCGAGACGCCAGAAGAGAACTCCAAGATTATGCAGAAAACTTGGAAGAAAAAGTAAAAGAAAGAACAAAAGAACTCCAAGAAAAAATGGATGAGATCCATCGGTTAAAAGTTCAACAAGATGGAGACTACTTCCTAACTTCACTTCTCGCAAAACCATTGTTCTTCAATGCTAACAAATCGGAGAACATTCGTTGTGATTTTTTTGTGCACCAAAAGAAAACTTTTGAATTCCGTAACAAAACGGGAGACTTAGGTGGTGATATTTGTATCACAGGAAACTTAAAATTAGGAAAACCTGATGATTTCCGCCGTTTTACCATGGTGATGAATGGGGATGCAATGGGTAAATCCATGCAAGGTGCTGGTGGATCACTCGTTATGGGTGTTGTGATGAATTCCATTATGGCACGTTCCGCTGGTAACAAACGAATTTTAAACCGTACACCGGAAGAATGGCTAACAGATGTTTACGAAGAAGTGAATGCTGTCTTCAAATCATTTAGTGGAACGATGGTAATTTCTGCTACCGTGATGCTCATTGATGACGAAACGGGAAAGGTTTGGTATTTTAATGCGGAACACCCTTACAGTATTTTATACCGAGATGGCAAAGCAAGTTTCATTGAAAGTGAATTAAAACTTAGAAAACTTGGACTTGATTCTGAATATGCATTTGAAGTGCAGTCTTTCCAATTATTACCAGGGGACCAACTCATCCTTGGTTCCGATGGTCGCGATGATATCGATTTAACTCCTGATGAAGATGTAAGAACCATCAATGAAGATGAAACCATGGTTTTACGTTTTGTAGAAGAAGCTGATGGTGATATTTATGAAGTCGAAAGACTAGTGAAAAATGCAGGAGATATCACAGACGATATCTCTATGTTGAGTGTGGTCTTCAAAAGTGAAAAATCACCGATCCATCATACACCGCCAAAAGACGAAATCGCCAACCAACCAATAGATGATTTTTTCGATACACCAGGTGATGATTGGGATGAAGCACTTACAACTGCTGGGGCTTTTGAAGAAGGAAAGGCACTTTACCAAAATGGTGAAATTGAACGTGCCATTACCGTCATGAAAAAAGCATTTCTCGCCGATCCTTATAACCAGAAACTCAATAAATTCTTAGGACTGGTCAGTTATAAGGGAAAAGAATACGATATTGCTGCAAAAGTTTTGACTGAGTTTTTAAAAGAGAACGAAGGTTCTGGCGAATATTGGTATTACCTTGCGATGTCAGAGAAAAAATTAGGGAATTATGAACGTGCTCTAAAAGCAGCACAAGAAGCATTAAAATATGACCCTGAAAATTTCCAAAACTTAATCAACCTTGCAGACGTTAGTCGATTGTTGGGAAATGTAGACAGAGCTCTTACCTATGTCACAAGGGCACAGTCAATCGATCCAACCAATAAAAACGTGGTCAAACTTTCTAAATTATTAGAAAAAGCAACTAGCCTCAATTAA
- the dcd gene encoding dCTP deaminase has product MILTGKEILKRLGSDIKIEPYDEKLLNPNSYNLRLHEDLLVYSEFPLDMKKPNPVQTLKIPEEGLLLEPGKLYLGRTIEFTETHNLVPMLEGRSSIGRLGMFVHITAGFGDVGFKGFWTLEIQVTHPLRVYAGVQICQIFYHTVEGEISEYKSGKYQANQGIQPSLLYKDFEKK; this is encoded by the coding sequence TTGATTTTAACTGGTAAAGAAATTTTAAAACGATTAGGTTCTGATATTAAAATTGAACCATATGATGAAAAACTCTTAAACCCAAACTCATATAATTTAAGACTTCACGAGGATTTGTTAGTTTATTCTGAATTTCCTTTGGATATGAAAAAACCAAATCCGGTACAAACTCTAAAGATACCAGAAGAAGGATTGTTATTGGAACCTGGAAAACTTTATTTAGGAAGGACCATCGAGTTTACTGAAACACATAATTTAGTACCAATGTTAGAGGGTAGATCTTCTATTGGAAGGCTTGGAATGTTTGTACATATCACAGCTGGGTTTGGTGACGTTGGTTTTAAAGGATTTTGGACATTAGAAATCCAAGTTACCCATCCATTACGTGTTTACGCTGGAGTCCAAATTTGTCAGATTTTTTATCATACCGTTGAAGGGGAAATCAGCGAATACAAATCAGGGAAGTACCAAGCAAACCAAGGCATCCAACCTTCATTGTTGTATAAAGACTTTGAGAAAAAGTAA